A DNA window from Capnocytophaga sp. ARDL2 contains the following coding sequences:
- a CDS encoding S41 family peptidase, which translates to MKKVLLLICTTTIFFATACKSFDRNKHLQTEIPVEKLIKDINYVEKNLFKMHPKVDWYISKEQLSAEFDSLRASLKNPMKPNEFYFVIAPTIAKVRQGHMRLAPIHHTYDKAQKKKYKRSENPMSNIDFIYQNDKLYIKDHFRKHPNDSLLTIGSEVLDINGLKPVSLYNKYESTITADGYVKTMHPYYFARIINQLYAFELGYQDSLRWTLKCGDSIFQHTTYRIFRNDDFVPPYKAKMDSIYKSLTKEERKLRNKRLDEEYSTRYKKNRQYGWDYKRKVYSKELSFPVVKDSTVAVLTIRDFTKGTYRVYDEIFDKIKEKEVEYLIIDLRDNPGGRLKELHTLTKYLNDEPFTLIDYPTVNSQLYFFHNFRQKSPVFYTLAGPIVGTYGLIHSITKTFKDNEGTWRVAMPSAELTDPKPNAYKGKIYVITNGMTFSAASILAAHLEAKKNVLMVGEETGGTYNGTVAGQMPELKLPHSKLNWRLGLMTIAPSNKKEEGSGVQPRVPITRTAEQFFDDIDPEMDWILRDIFKQKNRKK; encoded by the coding sequence ATGAAAAAAGTACTACTTTTAATTTGCACAACAACTATTTTTTTTGCAACCGCATGCAAATCTTTTGACCGAAACAAACATTTGCAAACTGAAATACCCGTTGAAAAATTAATCAAAGACATCAATTATGTAGAAAAAAACTTGTTTAAAATGCATCCTAAAGTGGATTGGTACATTTCTAAAGAACAACTTTCTGCCGAATTTGACTCTTTACGTGCTTCACTAAAAAATCCGATGAAACCCAACGAGTTTTATTTTGTCATTGCTCCTACAATTGCAAAAGTAAGACAGGGACACATGCGTTTGGCTCCTATACACCATACCTATGACAAAGCTCAAAAAAAGAAATACAAACGCTCTGAAAACCCTATGTCTAATATAGATTTTATCTATCAAAACGATAAACTCTATATCAAAGATCACTTTAGAAAACATCCTAATGACAGTTTGCTCACCATTGGGTCTGAAGTATTGGACATCAACGGTCTAAAACCTGTATCTCTGTACAATAAATACGAATCTACCATCACTGCCGACGGTTATGTAAAAACGATGCACCCTTATTATTTTGCTCGCATTATCAACCAATTGTATGCTTTTGAATTAGGATATCAAGATAGTTTGAGATGGACTTTAAAATGTGGAGATTCTATTTTTCAACATACGACCTATCGAATATTTCGCAATGATGATTTCGTCCCTCCTTACAAAGCAAAAATGGATTCTATTTACAAATCTTTGACCAAAGAAGAACGTAAATTACGCAACAAAAGACTGGACGAAGAATACAGTACTCGATATAAAAAAAATCGTCAGTACGGTTGGGATTATAAACGAAAAGTATATAGTAAAGAATTGAGCTTTCCAGTTGTCAAAGACAGCACTGTAGCTGTACTTACCATCCGAGATTTTACCAAAGGAACTTACAGAGTATATGATGAAATTTTTGACAAAATAAAGGAAAAAGAAGTAGAATATCTCATCATAGATTTACGAGATAATCCAGGTGGACGATTAAAAGAACTGCATACATTGACCAAGTATCTAAATGACGAACCATTTACCTTAATTGATTATCCGACGGTAAATTCTCAACTCTATTTTTTTCACAATTTTAGACAAAAATCACCTGTATTTTACACCTTAGCAGGACCAATTGTTGGAACTTATGGATTGATTCATTCGATAACTAAGACATTTAAAGATAACGAAGGAACTTGGCGTGTAGCTATGCCCTCAGCAGAACTCACCGATCCCAAACCAAATGCATACAAAGGAAAAATTTATGTCATAACCAACGGAATGACTTTTTCGGCTGCATCAATTTTGGCTGCCCATTTAGAAGCAAAGAAAAATGTATTAATGGTTGGTGAAGAAACAGGTGGTACCTACAATGGAACAGTTGCTGGACAAATGCCTGAGTTGAAACTACCACATTCCAAATTGAATTGGCGTTTGGGCTTGATGACTATTGCTCCGAGTAACAAAAAAGAAGAAGGAAGTGGTGTGCAACCTCGAGTTCCCATCACTCGTACGGCCGAGCAATTCTTTGATGATATCGACCCTGAAATGGATTGGATATTGAGAGATATTTTCAAACAAAAAAATAGAAAGAAATAA
- a CDS encoding YdiU family protein — MNTHQITQRFFQFPGDKSLNPYPRQTPNVLYSWVVPHNFTSPKLVLFNQKLANEIGLGSFSENEIPFLVGNDLPDTIQPYSTAYAGHQFGNWAGQLGDGRAIYAGEISNESGKIYELQWKGTGLTPYSRHADGKAVFRSSLREYLMSEAMHHLGVPTSRAISLCFTGEKVVRDMLYNGNPQEENGAVVLRTSESFLRFGHFEFASLQSDENLLKNLADFTIENYYPEIEQNLPNKYALWFEKIAERTLDLVINWLRVGFVHGVMNTDNMSILGETIDYGPFAMLEEYDLNFTSNTTDLPGRRYAFGKQGQMAQWNLWQLANALFPLINDAEFLQNILEKFGKNFWKKHDEMLAKKFGFDGVKVSDEEFFIRWQHLMLSEEMDYTLFFVELEKARETGIQNLATTSYLSEEKIDREKINQFFDEYLARLEQNTITKEESLKLMKTHNPKFILRNYLLYDCIQRVENGDSEMLCQLIKAIENPYETRYEHFQQKRPTHYNDVLGCSMLSCSS; from the coding sequence ATGAACACACATCAAATAACTCAAAGATTTTTTCAGTTTCCAGGAGATAAATCACTCAATCCCTATCCAAGACAAACTCCTAATGTGTTGTATTCGTGGGTTGTACCTCATAATTTTACTTCTCCTAAATTGGTGCTTTTCAATCAGAAATTGGCTAATGAAATCGGTTTAGGATCGTTTTCTGAAAATGAAATTCCGTTTTTGGTAGGGAATGATTTGCCTGATACTATTCAACCGTATTCCACAGCGTATGCAGGACATCAATTTGGAAATTGGGCAGGGCAGTTGGGCGATGGTCGTGCCATTTATGCAGGAGAAATTTCTAATGAATCTGGAAAAATTTATGAATTGCAATGGAAAGGGACTGGGTTGACACCTTATTCTCGCCATGCCGATGGAAAAGCGGTTTTTCGCTCGTCTTTGCGTGAATATTTGATGAGCGAGGCAATGCATCATTTGGGAGTACCTACATCTCGTGCGATAAGTCTTTGTTTTACAGGAGAAAAAGTGGTGAGGGATATGCTGTACAACGGCAATCCTCAGGAGGAAAATGGAGCTGTGGTTTTACGTACAAGTGAAAGTTTTTTACGTTTCGGACATTTTGAATTTGCGAGTTTGCAATCGGATGAAAATTTATTGAAAAATTTGGCAGATTTTACCATTGAAAATTATTATCCAGAAATAGAACAAAATTTACCTAATAAATACGCTCTTTGGTTTGAAAAAATCGCCGAGCGAACATTGGATTTGGTTATCAACTGGTTGAGAGTGGGATTTGTACATGGTGTGATGAACACAGACAATATGTCGATTTTAGGCGAAACCATCGACTATGGACCATTTGCGATGCTCGAAGAATACGATTTGAATTTTACATCAAACACCACCGATTTGCCTGGTAGAAGATATGCTTTTGGGAAACAAGGACAAATGGCTCAATGGAATTTGTGGCAATTGGCAAACGCGTTGTTTCCGTTGATAAACGATGCGGAATTTCTACAAAATATATTGGAAAAATTCGGTAAAAACTTTTGGAAAAAACATGATGAAATGTTGGCAAAAAAGTTTGGTTTTGATGGGGTAAAAGTTTCAGATGAAGAGTTTTTTATTCGCTGGCAACATTTGATGTTGTCCGAGGAAATGGATTACACATTGTTTTTTGTAGAGTTGGAAAAAGCAAGAGAAACTGGAATTCAAAATTTAGCTACTACTTCTTATTTATCTGAAGAGAAAATAGATAGAGAAAAAATCAATCAATTTTTTGATGAATATTTAGCAAGATTAGAGCAAAATACCATTACAAAAGAAGAAAGTTTAAAATTGATGAAAACGCACAATCCCAAATTTATTCTAAGAAATTATTTGTTGTATGATTGCATTCAAAGAGTTGAAAATGGTGATAGTGAAATGCTATGCCAACTGATAAAAGCTATTGAAAATCCGTATGAAACTCGCTACGAACACTTTCAACAAAAACGCCCAACACATTATAATGATGTATTGGGCTGTAGTATGCTGTCATGCAGTTCGTAA
- the tgt gene encoding tRNA guanosine(34) transglycosylase Tgt — protein MQFELLSTDPLSSARAGKITTAHGEIETPIFMPVGTVATVKGVHQRELKQDINPDIILGNTYHLYLRPKTEILEKAGGLHKFMNWDRNILTDSGGFQVYSLAGRRKIKEEGVKFKSHIDGSYHFFSPENVMEIQRSIGADIIMAFDECTPYPCDYRYAKRSMHMTHRWLDRCIAHLEKVPPKYGYEQELFPIVQGSTYKDLRAQSAEYIANAGAFGNAIGGLSVGEPAEEMYAMTEVVTNILPKEKPRYLMGVGTPINILENIALGIDMFDCVMPTRNARNGMLFTAEGIINIKNKKWADDFSPIDPMGITWVDTDYSKAYLRHLFVADEYLGKQIATIHNLGFYMWLVRKARKQILAGTFYAWKEQMVKKLATRL, from the coding sequence ATGCAATTTGAATTATTGAGTACTGATCCACTTTCGTCTGCACGTGCTGGAAAAATCACAACCGCACATGGCGAAATAGAAACACCTATTTTTATGCCCGTTGGTACAGTGGCAACTGTAAAAGGTGTACACCAAAGAGAATTGAAACAAGACATCAATCCCGATATTATTTTAGGTAATACCTACCATTTGTATTTACGTCCAAAGACAGAAATTTTGGAAAAAGCTGGTGGTTTGCACAAATTTATGAACTGGGATCGCAATATTTTGACAGATTCGGGTGGTTTTCAGGTATATTCGTTAGCTGGTAGAAGAAAAATCAAAGAAGAAGGAGTAAAATTCAAATCGCATATCGACGGTTCGTACCACTTTTTTTCTCCAGAAAATGTAATGGAAATTCAGCGTAGCATTGGTGCAGATATTATCATGGCTTTTGACGAATGTACACCTTACCCTTGCGATTATCGCTATGCCAAACGTTCGATGCACATGACCCATCGATGGTTAGACCGCTGTATTGCTCACTTGGAAAAAGTTCCACCAAAATATGGTTATGAACAAGAACTTTTCCCAATTGTACAAGGCTCTACTTACAAAGATTTACGAGCTCAATCTGCTGAATATATTGCCAATGCTGGTGCATTTGGAAATGCCATTGGTGGACTTTCTGTAGGTGAACCTGCTGAAGAAATGTATGCAATGACAGAGGTGGTAACCAACATTTTACCAAAAGAAAAACCAAGGTATTTGATGGGAGTAGGTACACCTATCAACATATTGGAAAATATCGCTTTGGGTATTGATATGTTTGATTGTGTGATGCCTACACGTAATGCACGAAATGGAATGTTGTTTACCGCTGAAGGAATTATCAATATCAAAAACAAAAAATGGGCAGATGATTTTTCGCCTATCGACCCAATGGGAATCACGTGGGTGGATACAGATTACTCAAAAGCCTACCTACGTCACTTATTCGTTGCCGATGAATATTTGGGAAAACAAATTGCAACCATTCACAATTTAGGATTTTACATGTGGTTGGTAAGAAAAGCACGAAAACAAATTTTAGCTGGAACATTTTATGCTTGGAAAGAGCAAATGGTTAAAAAATTAGCAACAAGATTGTAA
- the smpB gene encoding SsrA-binding protein SmpB produces MQKNVNIQNKRAKFEYEFLEKYTAGIVLVGTEIKSIRLGKASIADSFCEFNNGELFMINSHIEEYSFGTHYNHKAKSERKLLLNKKELKSLQKSVQNKGLTIIPLRLFTNEKGLAKVEIALARGKKLHDKRETIKERDTKIQLDRLKNRF; encoded by the coding sequence ATGCAAAAGAATGTAAATATTCAGAATAAACGAGCAAAATTTGAATACGAATTTTTAGAAAAATATACCGCAGGAATTGTTTTGGTTGGAACAGAAATCAAATCCATTCGTTTGGGAAAAGCGAGTATTGCCGATAGTTTTTGTGAGTTTAATAATGGTGAATTGTTTATGATAAATTCGCATATTGAGGAATATTCTTTTGGTACGCATTACAATCACAAAGCTAAAAGCGAACGAAAATTATTACTCAATAAAAAAGAGTTGAAATCTCTGCAAAAAAGTGTTCAAAACAAAGGATTGACGATTATACCATTAAGGTTGTTTACCAATGAAAAAGGATTGGCAAAAGTGGAAATTGCTCTCGCTCGTGGTAAAAAATTGCATGATAAACGCGAAACTATCAAGGAACGTGATACCAAAATACAATTGGATCGATTGAAAAATAGGTTTTAA
- a CDS encoding M48 family metallopeptidase: MTAATLFYIIVSIFVIEHLLDEFIDYKNAKNFSAPIPKELEGVYNEESYVKSQNYNAETYRFGVFSSWFSFVLTLIFLLCDGFAYIDEFIRQYSDNEIILSLLFFGIIMIVTNLIGLPFSYYGTFVIEEKYDFNKSTRKLFFMDFIKGQFVSILLGGIILVAIVWFYQLTKSDFWLYAWGLISGFTILMTFLYTKLFVPLFNKQTPLEEGALRDAIENYAKSVDFQLKNIYVIDGSKRSTKANAYFSGFGKTKQITLYDTLINDLTTDEIVAVLAHEVGHYKRNHIIYNIAISTLQTGFTLFILSLFIENPIISEALGVKTHSFYIGIVAFGLLYSPISTITDLFQNALSRKFEYQADDYAKETTHQPNHLISALKKLSKDSLSNLTPHSWYVFFNYSHPTLLQRVRNLKK, encoded by the coding sequence ATGACTGCAGCTACTCTTTTTTATATTATCGTTTCTATTTTTGTCATAGAACATCTATTAGATGAATTTATTGACTACAAAAATGCTAAAAATTTTAGTGCACCTATCCCAAAAGAATTGGAAGGCGTTTATAATGAAGAATCTTATGTAAAATCACAAAATTACAATGCTGAAACGTATCGTTTTGGTGTATTTTCTTCATGGTTTTCATTCGTTCTTACCTTGATTTTTTTACTTTGTGATGGTTTTGCCTATATCGATGAATTTATTAGACAATATTCTGATAATGAAATCATTTTATCATTACTATTTTTCGGAATCATCATGATTGTAACAAATTTGATAGGACTTCCATTTTCATATTATGGCACCTTTGTCATCGAAGAAAAATATGATTTCAACAAATCTACTCGTAAATTGTTTTTTATGGATTTTATCAAAGGGCAATTCGTTTCAATTCTTTTAGGAGGAATCATCTTAGTAGCTATTGTCTGGTTTTATCAACTAACAAAATCAGATTTTTGGCTTTATGCTTGGGGATTAATCAGTGGATTTACCATTTTGATGACCTTTTTATACACCAAACTTTTTGTACCATTGTTCAATAAGCAAACTCCATTAGAAGAAGGAGCATTGAGAGATGCTATTGAAAATTATGCAAAAAGTGTTGATTTTCAACTTAAAAACATTTATGTAATTGATGGTTCTAAACGTTCAACCAAAGCAAATGCATATTTTTCAGGATTTGGAAAAACAAAACAAATCACTTTGTATGACACGCTAATCAACGATTTGACTACTGATGAAATTGTTGCAGTATTGGCTCATGAAGTCGGTCATTACAAACGAAATCATATCATTTACAACATTGCAATAAGCACTTTGCAAACTGGATTTACATTGTTTATTTTATCATTATTCATTGAAAATCCAATCATTTCTGAAGCATTGGGAGTAAAAACTCACAGTTTTTATATAGGAATTGTAGCTTTTGGGTTGTTGTACAGTCCTATTTCTACCATTACAGATTTGTTTCAAAATGCTCTTTCAAGAAAATTTGAATACCAAGCAGATGATTATGCAAAAGAAACTACGCATCAACCCAACCATCTCATTAGTGCATTAAAAAAATTGTCTAAGGATAGTTTGAGCAATCTGACACCACATTCTTGGTATGTTTTTTTCAATTACTCACATCCAACTCTTTTACAGCGTGTGAGAAATTTGAAAAAATAA
- a CDS encoding CoA-binding protein gives MKTLVLGASEKPERYSNKAIKMLRRYQHEVVAIGNKVGTVEGVEIHKGMVDFKDIHTITLYMNPKNQIPYYDYILNLQPKRVIFNPGTENLELQSLLQRNNIAFEDACTLVLLSTDQYER, from the coding sequence ATGAAAACACTTGTCTTAGGAGCGTCTGAAAAACCAGAACGCTATTCAAACAAAGCCATCAAAATGTTAAGAAGATATCAACACGAAGTAGTGGCAATCGGAAACAAAGTAGGAACTGTAGAAGGAGTAGAAATCCATAAAGGAATGGTCGATTTTAAAGATATTCACACCATTACACTCTATATGAATCCAAAAAATCAAATACCTTATTACGATTATATCCTGAATTTACAACCCAAACGAGTAATATTTAATCCAGGTACAGAAAACCTTGAATTACAATCACTTTTACAACGAAACAACATTGCTTTTGAAGATGCTTGTACTTTGGTACTCTTGAGTACAGACCAGTACGAAAGATAA
- a CDS encoding DMT family transporter — MLNDNLKNQFHLHFIVFIWGFTALLGDLISLQALPLVWTRILIAIACIYGYILFKKKSILLSGKTIARLMLYGIVIALHWFTFFYAIKVSNISITLACISTGAFFTSLLEPIFFKRKMVWYEVFLGCLVVCGLVLIFSFETQYIEGIIFSLISAFLSASFSIINGKLATQHDSVIISFYELIGGWLFLGILMLAFGQFQWEFFQFQPLDFLWLFILGSICTAYPFIATIDIMKYLSPYTVMLSINMEPIYGTILAVLVFPEKEMMTAAFYLGALIIIGTVILNAYFKQLSKKKLVNTK; from the coding sequence ATGCTAAACGATAATCTCAAAAACCAATTTCACCTACATTTCATCGTATTTATTTGGGGGTTTACTGCCCTTTTAGGTGATTTAATATCATTACAAGCACTCCCTTTAGTGTGGACACGTATCCTCATTGCAATTGCTTGTATTTACGGATATATTTTATTCAAAAAAAAATCTATTTTACTTTCAGGCAAAACCATTGCCCGATTGATGCTATATGGAATCGTCATTGCCTTGCATTGGTTTACTTTTTTCTATGCAATAAAAGTATCTAATATCTCTATTACTTTGGCGTGTATTTCTACCGGAGCATTTTTCACTTCCCTACTCGAACCTATCTTTTTTAAACGAAAAATGGTGTGGTATGAGGTGTTTTTAGGTTGTTTGGTAGTATGCGGATTGGTCTTGATTTTCAGTTTTGAAACTCAGTATATCGAAGGTATAATTTTTTCTTTAATTTCAGCTTTCTTGTCAGCTTCCTTTTCTATCATCAATGGAAAACTGGCAACACAACACGACTCTGTTATCATTAGTTTTTACGAATTAATTGGTGGTTGGTTGTTTTTAGGTATCTTGATGCTGGCTTTCGGACAGTTTCAATGGGAATTTTTCCAATTTCAACCCTTAGATTTTCTATGGTTGTTTATTTTGGGGAGCATCTGCACCGCGTATCCATTTATTGCAACGATAGATATTATGAAATATTTGTCGCCCTATACCGTCATGCTTTCAATCAATATGGAACCCATTTATGGGACTATTTTGGCAGTATTAGTATTTCCAGAAAAAGAAATGATGACAGCGGCTTTTTATTTGGGAGCTTTGATTATCATTGGCACAGTGATTTTAAATGCGTATTTCAAACAACTGTCAAAAAAGAAATTAGTAAATACTAAATGA
- a CDS encoding LptF/LptG family permease, whose product MKLIDWYILKRYLGTFFVLFLMFIPIAIVIDVTEKINKILQNEVPMSEIIKYYFDFTIYFANILFPIFLFISVIWFTSKLANNTEIVAILSSGISYTRFLRPYLIGSTIISIMALLMGLFIVPKASEGYNNFKFKYLTRSQARANANVYKQIAPGEYIYISNFDYDIKLGYNFTLEKFKENSNELEYKIEAYQLKYIDTLSQYRLTKYIKRTIGEKDDLIETHDEITMPFNFEVDDLTPTIYAAETMQLKDLNNFIEKEKMRGSPNIGFYEVVKYRKYSVPVSAFILTIIAVAVSSMKRRGGMGINLAIGVALAFSYVFFDKIFGTLAEASNFPPLLGVWIPNVLFGILAIYLLKNAKR is encoded by the coding sequence ATGAAACTCATAGATTGGTATATATTAAAACGTTATTTAGGAACATTCTTCGTATTGTTCCTAATGTTTATACCTATTGCCATTGTAATCGATGTCACTGAAAAAATCAACAAAATATTGCAAAATGAAGTTCCGATGAGCGAAATCATCAAATATTACTTTGATTTCACCATTTATTTTGCCAATATATTATTCCCAATCTTTTTGTTTATTTCTGTTATATGGTTTACCTCAAAACTTGCAAATAACACCGAAATTGTCGCTATTCTGAGTTCGGGTATTTCTTACACCCGATTTTTACGACCGTATTTGATTGGTTCTACGATTATTTCTATTATGGCATTATTGATGGGATTGTTTATCGTTCCTAAAGCCAGCGAGGGATACAATAACTTTAAATTCAAATACTTAACAAGAAGTCAAGCCAGAGCCAATGCCAATGTGTACAAACAAATTGCACCAGGAGAATATATCTATATTAGCAATTTTGATTACGACATCAAGTTGGGATACAACTTTACTTTGGAAAAATTTAAAGAAAATTCCAACGAATTGGAATACAAAATCGAAGCCTATCAATTGAAATACATTGATACTTTGAGTCAATATCGACTGACTAAATATATAAAACGTACTATTGGCGAAAAAGACGACCTCATTGAGACTCATGATGAAATTACAATGCCTTTCAATTTTGAAGTGGACGATTTGACTCCGACTATTTATGCGGCAGAAACCATGCAATTGAAGGATCTGAATAACTTTATCGAAAAAGAAAAAATGCGTGGTTCGCCCAACATTGGGTTTTACGAAGTAGTAAAATACCGAAAATACAGTGTTCCTGTTTCGGCGTTTATTCTTACAATCATCGCAGTAGCTGTTTCGTCTATGAAGCGAAGAGGAGGCATGGGAATCAATTTGGCAATAGGAGTAGCTCTTGCCTTTTCGTATGTATTTTTCGATAAAATATTTGGCACATTGGCAGAGGCATCCAATTTTCCACCCTTATTAGGAGTATGGATTCCAAACGTTCTCTTTGGTATATTAGCAATCTACCTATTAAAAAATGCTAAACGATAA
- the eno gene encoding phosphopyruvate hydratase: MSTIVKIHARQILDSRGNPTVEVDVITENGVLGRAAVPSGASTGEHEAVELRDGGKHWMGKGVLNAVNNVNEVIAKHIVGYCVFEQNAIDQSMIELDGTPNKSNIGANAILGVSLAVAKAAANELGMPLYRYVGGVSANTLPVPMMNIINGGSHSDAPIAFQEFMIMPVLAKSFTEAMQMGTEVFHHLKKVLHDRNLSTAVGDEGGFAPNLAGGTEDALDSIKLAVENAGYEFGKDIMIALDCASSEFYNRGLYDYTKFEGVKGIVRTSKEQAEYLASLCEKYPIISIEDGMYEDDWEGWKILTDKIGDKVQLVGDDLFVTNVERLERGINKNTANSILIKVNQIGTLTETIAAVNMAHNAGYTSVMSHRSGETEDNTIADLAVALNCGQIKTGSASRSDRMSKYNQLLRIEEELGTVAYYPQNKAFKVKR; this comes from the coding sequence ATGAGCACAATTGTAAAAATTCATGCCCGTCAGATTTTAGATTCACGCGGAAATCCTACTGTAGAAGTAGATGTAATCACAGAAAATGGAGTGTTAGGTAGAGCTGCAGTACCATCTGGAGCATCGACTGGAGAACACGAAGCCGTAGAACTAAGAGACGGTGGAAAACATTGGATGGGAAAAGGTGTACTCAACGCCGTAAACAATGTAAATGAAGTAATTGCAAAACATATTGTAGGATATTGCGTTTTTGAACAAAATGCTATCGACCAATCGATGATCGAATTGGACGGAACGCCAAACAAATCAAACATTGGTGCAAATGCGATTTTAGGTGTATCGTTGGCTGTGGCAAAAGCAGCTGCAAACGAATTGGGAATGCCTTTGTACCGCTATGTTGGTGGAGTTTCGGCAAACACTTTGCCAGTGCCAATGATGAACATCATCAACGGAGGATCGCACTCAGATGCTCCTATCGCTTTCCAAGAATTTATGATTATGCCGGTTTTGGCAAAAAGTTTTACTGAGGCAATGCAAATGGGGACTGAAGTATTCCACCACTTGAAAAAAGTATTGCACGACAGAAACTTGAGTACTGCTGTTGGTGATGAAGGAGGTTTTGCTCCAAACCTTGCAGGAGGAACAGAAGACGCATTGGATTCTATCAAATTGGCAGTAGAAAATGCGGGTTATGAATTTGGGAAAGACATCATGATTGCTTTGGACTGTGCTTCATCAGAGTTTTACAATCGCGGATTGTATGATTATACAAAATTTGAAGGTGTAAAAGGTATTGTGCGTACATCGAAAGAACAAGCAGAATACTTGGCATCTCTTTGCGAGAAATACCCAATCATCTCAATCGAAGACGGTATGTACGAAGACGACTGGGAAGGATGGAAAATATTGACAGACAAAATCGGTGATAAAGTACAATTGGTTGGAGACGATTTGTTTGTAACCAATGTAGAACGCTTGGAAAGAGGAATCAATAAAAATACAGCCAATTCAATCTTGATCAAAGTAAACCAAATCGGAACATTGACAGAAACGATTGCTGCGGTAAATATGGCTCACAATGCGGGATACACATCAGTAATGTCGCACCGTTCGGGAGAAACAGAAGACAACACCATTGCAGATTTGGCAGTAGCATTGAACTGTGGACAAATCAAAACAGGATCGGCTTCTCGTTCAGACCGTATGAGCAAATACAACCAATTGTTACGCATCGAAGAAGAATTGGGTACTGTAGCTTACTATCCGCAAAACAAAGCATTTAAAGTAAAAAGATAA
- a CDS encoding serine hydrolase domain-containing protein encodes MKKIILALSSLSLLLFFCNQERAVTDPPKTNKNTQFQIPFHSVSAKYKVEKRMAIEEFYENEIKDSYWGGILVAKNGEILFEDYQGYANFEERIKFDKDTPMHVASVGKVITAVGILQLVDKKALTLDQKVSDIIEGFPYEKITVRMLLNHRSGLPKYENFADKKLWDKKKTIYNEDVISILKNKKPPLMFTPNTKFTYCNTNYVLLASIVEKLTNKSFQQAMETLIFKPLEMNNTFVMDDLSKKWEVTQSYDRYNKRMRWDYMDGTYGDKNIYTTPRDLLKMDLALYSDNFLSKELKTQMFKGYSYEKIGKKNYGLGIRMVEPTYADDDLFTFHNGWWRGNKPSYITLRKDTVTIICFDNRNTAKAYKAKHLAKEFGRFSFLQNDEE; translated from the coding sequence ATGAAAAAAATAATCCTTGCACTATCCTCACTTTCACTTTTATTATTTTTCTGTAATCAGGAAAGAGCTGTTACAGATCCACCAAAAACGAATAAAAACACACAATTTCAAATACCTTTTCATTCGGTTTCTGCAAAGTATAAAGTAGAAAAACGTATGGCTATAGAAGAATTTTATGAAAACGAAATCAAAGATAGCTATTGGGGTGGTATTTTGGTCGCTAAAAATGGTGAAATTCTTTTTGAAGACTATCAAGGATATGCCAATTTTGAAGAAAGAATCAAATTTGACAAAGATACTCCGATGCACGTTGCCTCTGTGGGAAAAGTAATTACAGCAGTAGGTATATTGCAATTGGTGGACAAGAAAGCATTGACATTAGACCAAAAGGTAAGTGATATTATCGAAGGATTTCCGTACGAAAAAATCACTGTTCGCATGTTACTCAATCATCGTTCGGGCTTGCCAAAATATGAAAATTTTGCTGATAAAAAGTTGTGGGACAAAAAGAAAACCATTTACAACGAGGACGTAATTTCTATTCTGAAAAACAAAAAACCTCCGTTGATGTTTACTCCAAATACCAAATTTACATACTGTAATACCAATTATGTATTGTTAGCCTCAATTGTAGAAAAATTGACCAATAAATCGTTCCAACAAGCAATGGAAACATTGATTTTCAAACCTTTGGAAATGAACAACACCTTTGTAATGGACGATTTATCAAAAAAATGGGAAGTAACACAATCTTATGACCGCTACAACAAACGCATGCGTTGGGACTATATGGACGGTACGTATGGCGATAAAAATATTTATACTACGCCACGAGATTTACTGAAAATGGATCTGGCATTGTACTCTGATAATTTTTTGAGTAAAGAATTAAAAACACAAATGTTTAAAGGATACAGCTATGAAAAGATAGGAAAGAAAAACTACGGTTTGGGAATACGTATGGTAGAACCCACCTATGCAGATGACGATTTGTTTACCTTTCACAACGGTTGGTGGCGAGGAAATAAGCCTTCGTACATTACTTTGAGAAAAGACACCGTAACAATCATCTGTTTCGACAATAGAAACACAGCCAAAGCCTACAAAGCCAAACACCTTGCAAAAGAATTTGGTAGATTTTCGTTCTTACAAAATGATGAAGAGTAA